A region of Microtus ochrogaster isolate Prairie Vole_2 linkage group LG1, MicOch1.0, whole genome shotgun sequence DNA encodes the following proteins:
- the Arid3a gene encoding AT-rich interactive domain-containing protein 3A, giving the protein MKLQAVMETLIQRQQRARQELEARQPPPPPPPEPTGIRARTTVADEDREPENARMHRTQMAALAAMRAAAAGLGHPSSPGGSEDGPPGSEDEDTAQEGTLGSPILRGRGREGPGHTEGEGHLLDMDSDDDTKPKWEEQDLEELGEEEEEEEEEEDFEEEEEEGLGPPGSASLGSAGLFAPKTQPARAFRGDGGPRMLGGPERLGPGPAHPTHTASQMPLPDHGDWTFEEQFKQLYELDTDPKRKEFLDDLFSFMQKRGTPVNRIPIMAKQVLDLFMLYVLVTEKGGLVEVINKKLWREITKGLNLPTSITSAAFTLRTQYMKYLYPYECERRGLSSPNELQAAIDSNRREGRRQSFGGSLFAYSPSGAHSMLSSPKLPVTSLGLAASTNGSSITPAPKIKKEEDSTVPITVPGRLPVSLAGHPVVAAQAAAVQAAAAQAAVAAQAAALEQLREKLESTEPPEKKMALVADEQQRLMQRALQQNFLAMTAQLPMNIRINSQASESRQDSAGSLTSANGSNSISMSVEMNGIVYTGVLFAQPPPPTPPSAPSKGGISGIGTNNAVGSRTGASGGTSSSQVGLAGVSAPPTSSTSNNSLP; this is encoded by the exons ATGAAGCTGCAGGCTGTGATGGAAACCCTCATTCAGAGGCAACAGCGTGCCCGGCAGGAACTGGAGGCCCGGCAGCCGCCGCCACCCCCACCACCCGAGCCCACTGGTATCCGGGCTCGGACCACCGTGGCGGATGAGGACAGGGAGCCTGAGAATGCCCGAATGCATAGGACGCAGATGGCTGCGCTGGCTGCCATGCGAGCCGCTGCTGCTGGCTTGGGACATCCATCCTCTCCTGGTGGCTCTGAGGATGGGCCTCCTGGCTCCGAAGATGAAGATACAGCCCAGGAAGGGACTCTGGGTTCACCCATCCTGCGTGGAAGAGGCCGGGAGGGCCCAGGACACACGGAAGGAGAGGGGCATTTGTTGGACATGGACTCGGATGATGACAC GAAGCCCAAGTGGGAAGAACAAGACCTGGAAGAGctaggggaggaggaggaggaagaggaggaggaggaggactttgaggaagaggaggaggagggcctgGGCCCGCCAGGGTCTGCCAGCCTTGGCTCTGCAGGCCTGTTTGCCCCCAAGACCCAACCTGCTCGGGCTTTCCGTGGAGATGGTGGTCCCAGGATGCTGGGTGGCCCTGAGCGCCTGGGACCTGGCCCAGCCCACCCCACTCACACGGCATCCCAGATGCCACTGCCAGACCACGGAGACTGGACGTTTGAGGAGCAGTTCAAACAG CTCTATGAACTGGACACGGACCCCAAGAGGAAGGAGTTCCTGGACGACCTGTTCAGCTTCATGCAGAAGCGGG GCACACCAGTGAACCGGATCCCCATCATGGCCAAGCAGGTCCTGGACCTGTTTATGCTGTACGTGTTGGTGACTGAGAAGGGCGGCCTTGTGGAGGTCATCAACAAGAAACTGTGGCGGGAGATCACCAAGGGGCTCAACCTGCCTACCTCTATTACCAGTGCTGCCTTCACACTGCGGACACA GTACATGAAGTATCTTTACCCCTATGAGTGTGAGCGGCGAGGCCTGAGCAGCCCCAATGAGCTCCAGGCCGCCATAGACAGCAACCGCAGGGAGGGCCGGCGCCAGAGCTTCGGGGGCTCGCTTTTCGCCTACTCACCCAGTGGAGCCCACAGCATGCTGTCCTCACCCAAGCTACCAGTAACTTCTCTGGGCCTTGCCGCCAGCACCAACGGCAGCTCCATCACCCCAGCACCCAAGATCAAGAAAG AGGAAGACTCCACTGTTCCCATCACAGTCCCAGGCCGCCTCCCTGTGTCTCTGGCAGGCCACCCCGTGGTGGCAGCTCAGGCCGCTGCTGTACaagcagcagcagcccaggcaGCTGTGGCAGCCCAGGCAGCCGCCCTGGAGCAGCTCCGGGAGAAGCTGGAATCCACTGAGCCTCCAGAGAAGAAGATGGCCCTGGTGGCTGACGAGCAGCAGCGCCTCATGCAGCGAGCTCTTCAGCAGAACTTCCTGGCCATGACAGCCCAGCTGCCCATGAACATCCGGATCAATAGCCAAG CCTCTGAGAGCCGCCAGGACTCAGCTGGGAGCCTCACCAGTGCCAATGGCAGCAACAGTATTAGCATGTCAGTGGAGATGAACGGTATCGTGTACACAG GGGTGCTGTTTGCTCAACCACCGCCCCCCACACCACCTTCCGCCCCCAGCAAAGGTGGCATTAGCGGCATCGGGACCAACAACGCCGTGGGTAGCCGGACAGGAGCCAGCGGCGGGACCAGCAGCAGCCAGGTGGGGCTGGCCGGGGTATCTGCGCCCCCCACATCTTCTACCTCAAATAACTCCTTGCCTTAA
- the Kiss1r gene encoding kiSS-1 receptor isoform X1 produces the protein MATEATLGPNATWWAPTNASGCPGCGANASDGSGSAPRPLDAWLVPLFFAALMLLGLVGNSLVIYVICRHKHMRTVTNFYIANLAATDVTFLLCCVPFTALLYPLPAWVLGDFMCKFVNYIQQVSVQATCATLTAMSVDRWYVTVFPLRALHRRTPRLALAVSLSIWALQPCPPRCWPCTACRPGLAPTAARRFPAVPWSAPSRSTTCWLCTCCLCSPPAPATVPCCATWAAPLCAPLPLTAPCRDSCWHSALEQCAPRSPGWWPPWSCSSLPAGALSSCSWCSKPWAPRGRGTLAATPPTRSRSGLTACPTATRRSIRCSTPSWAHTSDRPSAEFVPVANDASADPAGLHSQTEPQPTPSRTVWPRTPPMASGRLSLETLQCAPCAVCKNKPFHSEPTPA, from the exons ATGGCCACCGAGGCGACCTTGGGTCCCAACGCGACCTGGTGGGCTCCAACCAACGCGTCGGGATGCCCGGGCTGCGGTGCCAATGCCTCGGACGGCTCGGGCTCCGCGCCCAGGCCACTGGATGCCTGGCTGGTTCCCTTGTTCTTCGCTGCGCTCATGTTGCTCGGGCTGGTCGGGAACTCGCTGGTCATCTACGTCATCTGCCGCCACAAGCACATGCGGACAGTGACCAACTTTTACATCG CCAACTTGGCGGCCACAGACGTCACTTTCCTACTGTGCTGCGTCCCCTTCACGGCGCTGCTCTACCCGCTGCccgcctgggtgctgggagactTCATGTGCAAATTCGTCAACTACATCCAGCAG GTCTCGGTGCAAGCCACATGTGCCACCCTGACGGCCATGAGCGTGGATCGTTGGTATGTGACTGTATTCCCGCTGCGCGCCCTGCACCGCCGCACTCCTCGACTGGCCCTGGCTGTCAGTCTTAGCATCTGG GCTCTGCAGCCGTGTCCGCCCCGGTGCTGGCCCTGCACCGCCTGTCGCCCGGGCCTCGCACCTACTGCAGCGAGGCGTTTCCCAGCCGTGCCCTGGAGCGCGCCTTCGCGCTCTACAACCTGCTGGCTCTGTACCTGCTGCCTCTGCTCGCCACCTGCGCCTGCTACGGTGCCATGCTGCGCCACCTGGGCCGCGCCGCTGTGCGCCCCGCTCCCACTGACGGCGCCCTGCAG GGACAGCTGCTGGCACAGCGCGCTGGAGCAGTGCGCACCAAGGTCTCCCGGCTGGTGGCCGCCGTGGTCCTGCTCTTCGCTGCCTGCTGGGGCCCTATCCAGCTGTTCCTGGTGCTCCAAGCCCTGGGCCCCGCGGGGGCGTGGCACCCTCGCAGCTACGCCGCCTACGCGCTCAAGATCTGGGCTCACTGCATGTCCTACAGCAACTCGGCGCTCAATCCGCTGCTCTACGCCTTCTTGGGCTCACACTTCAGACAGGCCTTCTGCCGAGTTTGTCCCTGTGGCCAACGACGCCAGCGCCGATCCCGCGGGTCTGCACTCTCAGACCGAGCCGCAACCCACACCGAGTCGCACAGTCTGGCCGCGCACCCCGCCGATGGCGTCAGGACGCCTGAGCCTGGAAACCCTTCAGTGCGCTCCCTGTGCGGTTTGCAAGAACAAACCGTTCCACTCTGAGCCAACCCCTGCCTGA
- the Kiss1r gene encoding kiSS-1 receptor isoform X2 — protein MATEATLGPNATWWAPTNASGCPGCGANASDGSGSAPRPLDAWLVPLFFAALMLLGLVGNSLVIYVICRHKHMRTVTNFYIANLAATDVTFLLCCVPFTALLYPLPAWVLGDFMCKFVNYIQQVSVQATCATLTAMSVDRWYVTVFPLRALHRRTPRLALAVSLSIWVGSAAVSAPVLALHRLSPGPRTYCSEAFPSRALERAFALYNLLALYLLPLLATCACYGAMLRHLGRAAVRPAPTDGALQGQLLAQRAGAVRTKVSRLVAAVVLLFAACWGPIQLFLVLQALGPAGAWHPRSYAAYALKIWAHCMSYSNSALNPLLYAFLGSHFRQAFCRVCPCGQRRQRRSRGSALSDRAATHTESHSLAAHPADGVRTPEPGNPSVRSLCGLQEQTVPL, from the exons ATGGCCACCGAGGCGACCTTGGGTCCCAACGCGACCTGGTGGGCTCCAACCAACGCGTCGGGATGCCCGGGCTGCGGTGCCAATGCCTCGGACGGCTCGGGCTCCGCGCCCAGGCCACTGGATGCCTGGCTGGTTCCCTTGTTCTTCGCTGCGCTCATGTTGCTCGGGCTGGTCGGGAACTCGCTGGTCATCTACGTCATCTGCCGCCACAAGCACATGCGGACAGTGACCAACTTTTACATCG CCAACTTGGCGGCCACAGACGTCACTTTCCTACTGTGCTGCGTCCCCTTCACGGCGCTGCTCTACCCGCTGCccgcctgggtgctgggagactTCATGTGCAAATTCGTCAACTACATCCAGCAG GTCTCGGTGCAAGCCACATGTGCCACCCTGACGGCCATGAGCGTGGATCGTTGGTATGTGACTGTATTCCCGCTGCGCGCCCTGCACCGCCGCACTCCTCGACTGGCCCTGGCTGTCAGTCTTAGCATCTGGGTGG GCTCTGCAGCCGTGTCCGCCCCGGTGCTGGCCCTGCACCGCCTGTCGCCCGGGCCTCGCACCTACTGCAGCGAGGCGTTTCCCAGCCGTGCCCTGGAGCGCGCCTTCGCGCTCTACAACCTGCTGGCTCTGTACCTGCTGCCTCTGCTCGCCACCTGCGCCTGCTACGGTGCCATGCTGCGCCACCTGGGCCGCGCCGCTGTGCGCCCCGCTCCCACTGACGGCGCCCTGCAG GGACAGCTGCTGGCACAGCGCGCTGGAGCAGTGCGCACCAAGGTCTCCCGGCTGGTGGCCGCCGTGGTCCTGCTCTTCGCTGCCTGCTGGGGCCCTATCCAGCTGTTCCTGGTGCTCCAAGCCCTGGGCCCCGCGGGGGCGTGGCACCCTCGCAGCTACGCCGCCTACGCGCTCAAGATCTGGGCTCACTGCATGTCCTACAGCAACTCGGCGCTCAATCCGCTGCTCTACGCCTTCTTGGGCTCACACTTCAGACAGGCCTTCTGCCGAGTTTGTCCCTGTGGCCAACGACGCCAGCGCCGATCCCGCGGGTCTGCACTCTCAGACCGAGCCGCAACCCACACCGAGTCGCACAGTCTGGCCGCGCACCCCGCCGATGGCGTCAGGACGCCTGAGCCTGGAAACCCTTCAGTGCGCTCCCTGTGCGGTTTGCAAGAACAAACCGTTCCACTCTGA
- the R3hdm4 gene encoding R3H domain-containing protein 4, translated as MVALDDPDGGLEATPGAETRLPLPGCLPTLGGSQVKRVSASRRKQHFINQAVRNSDLVPKAKGRKSLQRLENTRYLLTLLETAGGSPGPEDGDLTPPAAPGIFAEACSNATYVEVWNDFMNRSGEEQERVLRYLEDEDQGKRRRRPGRGEDRRREDPALTPHECFRRISRRLRSVLKRSRIPMETLESWEERLLGFFSVSPQAVYTAMLDNSFERLLLHAVCQYLDLISASADLEGRRQMRVSNRHLDFLPPELLLSAYLDQQ; from the exons ATGGTGGCTCTGGACGACCCTGACGGCGGCCTGGAGGCGACCCCCGGCGCGGAGACCAGGCT GCCCCTTCCCGGCTGCCTGCCCACACTGGGCGGCTCACAAGTGAAGAGGGTCTCAGCCTCCAGACGCAAGCAACATTTTATCAACCAGGCTGTGCGAAATTCGGACCTGGTTCCCAAAGCCAAGGGACGGAAGAGCCTGCAGCGTTTGGAGAATA CCCGGTACCTCCTAACTCTGCTGGAAACAGCTGGGGGTTCTCCAGGCCCGGAAGATGGGGACCTGACTCCTCCTGCGGCACCTGGAATCTTCGCAGAGGCCTGCAGCAACGCCACGTATGTGGAG GTCTGGAATGATTTTATGAACCGCTCGGGAGAGGAGCAAGAGCGAGTGCTCCGCTACCTGGAGGATGAGGATCAGGGCAAGCGGAGGCGCAGACCTGGCCGCGGGGAGGATCGGCGGAGAG AGGACCCGGCTCTCACACCTCATGAGTGCTTCAGGCGCATCAGCCGTCGCCTGCGGTCTGTGCTCAAGCGCAGCCGCATCCCGATG gAAACTCTGGAGAGTTGGGAGGAGCGGCTGCTGGGGTTCTTCTCGGTGTCTCCCCAGGCTGTGTACACCGCCATGCTGGACAACAG CTTTGAGAGGCTCCTGCTTCACGCCGTCTGCCAGTACCTGGACCTCATCTCAGCCA GTGCTGACCTGGAGGGCCGGAGGCAGATGAGGGTTAGCAACCGACACCTGGACTTCCTGCCTCCGGAACTGCTGTTGTCTGCCTACCTGGACCAGCAGTGA